The Spirosoma sp. SC4-14 DNA window GATCAATGCATTGGGCGAACCCGATCGGTTGCTGAAGTCGGGTCAAACCGATCAGGCAATGGCCCGTTTGCTGGGCAACGGGGCAAACATTATCCAGACCGATGAGCCAGAGTTGTGGTTGAAAACCCTGAAAGCAAAGCGGCTGCATCCATAACTTAGCTTCTTGCTGAGAAAAGTAAGCAACCCGCCTGGTTTCAGGCGGGTTGCTGTGTTACTAAGCCTGTCAATTGATCGGTATCAATTCGTCATAACTACCGCCAATTCCTATGTAAACAACGCGTTTAGAAGGACCAGTCAGAATGGCATCGTAGAACCGTACGCCTGCTTCGGCAATATCGGTCATGAACGTTGGGTAATCTGTTTTCCCCTGCTGATTGTCGCGAATGGCTTTGATGGTCAATTCCTGACTGAAGGTGTTGGCAATAGGCCGTGGATTTGCGGTCTTTGCATGAATCGCTGTTTGCCCATTAGGGAGATGATACAGAATAATACCGGACGAAACGTCGACCGTATAGGACTGAACGCTGGCTTCTATAAGTTTCTGAGCCAGATCGGGATAGGTGCGGGCGGTGGCGTAGGCCTGATGGATTTTGTCGAGTGCATTCATTGATAACGGCTTTGTTTTTGTGTTACAAATGTCTGCACGGATGGGACCATATGATTGTAAAAAATCGTTTTTCAGATTGGCCGCTTTACCCTATTTTCTTTCAGGAACTCAAGCGGTGCAAGGCCCGTAAAAGCTTTAAACTCCTTATTGAAATGCGCCTGATCGAAGTAGCCCGCTTCAAAGCCGATGTCAGTAAGGTTACTCCCCAAAGCAAGGCTTTTCAGGGTATGTTTAATCCGAACCAGCGTGGCGAATTTTTTTGGTGAAGCCCCCACAACTTGCCGGAAACGCTTTTCGAGCGGACTCTGACTGATACACAGGTGATGGGCCAGTTCTTTCATTCGGATCGTACCATTTGTTTGGTGAATGATGTCGATAGCGGCCCGAACAAGCCGGTCTGTTGGTGTATTGTGCAAGTGCGAGAGCAGAAACCGTTCGGTGATAGCAATTCGCTGCTGATCGGTAGGGGCTTCGGCCAGTTGCTCTTCCAGTCGTTGCAGGGTAGAAGCCGTTATGAAATGATCGAGCGAAACACTCTGGCGAAATAGCTCGTGCAGTGGTTCACGAAAAAAGGAAGCGGCTCCTGTTTCTGTAAAGACAATCAATACGGTGCCGATGTGGCGGGAGTTGCTGAAAATCCGAAACGAATCCATCAGACCCGTAATGCCTGATGTGGCCAGCGGAATAAGTGTGTTGTTGCCATGATAGGCCAGACGCCCACGGTATTGAATCCCGATCACTACCGACGTGTCGGGCAGTATTTTGTATGTCTGTTCGTGGGCGGTTTCAGAAATAATCAGGTGTCTGACGTAGGGCTGGAGTTGAGCGCAGGGCGTGTAAACCTGATAGTTCATAGACCGGAGTGGGAGTAGGGATGTTAAGTGCTCTTTTTCAGCGCCGAAGGCGTGTCAGGATTATAGTAAAAAAGAATTCTAAGCCCCTGTTTTGAGCCCTGAAAGGGTGAAATAATTTCACCCTTTCAGGGCTCAAAACAGGGTGTACGTCCCCTTTTCTTAACAGCTCTGGGTGAAGGGAGTGTTGGCTATTTATGGGCAGAACGTTTCTGATTGCCCAGAAGTGCCTCAATCGTTTTGAGGATTCGTTCTACTTTGGTTTCGTCGATTTTGGCCGAATAAATCCAGTCGATATAAGCTTTCTGCTGCGCATCCGTACAGGCCAGAAAAGCGTCGTAGGCGGGCGGTTCATCCATGAGGCAGTCGCGCAGTTCGTCGGGTAGCTCTTGTGGGTTGTTGTCGGCATGGAGCACAATATGCACCCAATCGCCCTCTTTCGAGTCTTATGATGCATAGAGGCCGATTTTATTATCACAATTTTGTAATGACCGCCAGTTTGCTATAATTTGAAACGCACCGAAATGATGGCATCAATAAAGGTTAAGTAAATGAGGGGATTAGTGATTGAGCGACTGAGTAAATAATTGCTTGATAATAAACGATTTAGTTTACTCGATAGTCCAATTTGATTCTGCGTAACTGCTTAAATTATTGAAATAAGCTTTTAATTTAATTATGCATAATTCATGTCTAGAAAAAAATGATAGATAGAAGTTATGTTATCGTTTACTTTATATTTGGTTCTCCCAATTTTAAAATGAGCTCCATAGGAATAGTCGTCAGATAAATCATCAAAATTTCCAGTTAATGCAAATTTTGTATTAGCAGAAGTTGAAATAGCTTTGTATTTCTCCCATAAATCTATAAAATTGGTATTGTTTATATAGGCAATTATGAAATTACTTGACAAACCATTAGTATCATAGTTGAAAATCTTCTCAATATGAGAGTGAATTTTTGTTTTGTCAGCGTAAGATAGATTTAATCCTTCAAAGATACTAATTGTTAAACCATCACTGTTTTCTATCTTTATGTCAATTTCGCCTTGAGATTTATTAGATGGCGATGCCCCCCAGCGACTCTGATCTTTTGCATATATTCCTTTATTGTTTAATACATTTGTAATAAAGCCGTTTCTACTATCTTCATCATTTTGAATGTTTTTTTGTAAACCTTGTAATTGTGAGCATGCAGTTATCAGGTTTTCGAAGATCCTGTCATTGACTTTAAACCTATCGTATCCTTTCAGGAGTTCTACCACTCTAACATCTTCGGCGCTTTTATCGCAAGTAATTGTCCTCTTCTCTTTTCTCAAAAATCTTTTTAGAGTGGTATATGAAAAAAAATGTGGTACCTGAGATGTAGAGCATTCAGAGCAACAACAAGGAATCATTTCACGAAAATCTGTTTCCCTATCTAAGTTTAAAGAAGTAAATATTTCATTAAATTCTTTCCTTATTATTCCTAATACGGCCTCATTGTCATCACCCTGTACTAATACTTCGATTTTTCTGTTTATCGGATCTCCTATTATAAGCGCAGAGGATTCATCAAATCTATATATTAATCCATTTTTCCAAAATAAATTTTTTTCAATTGATATGAAGTTTCTGCAAATAAATCTAGGGATTATTCCGGCTGGCATAAACTTAAAATTATATTCGAATCTTAGTTGCGCTTTAATAAATCTAGGCCTTGGGTTAAAACTAAGATTAGGTATTAATAATTCAGGGATTATATAGTCATAGGACCCTACTAAGTTAAAGCACATCTCAAATCTTTCCATTAATTTTATCAATTCATTGTGTACTCCGTTGGGATAGGTTTCCAAATCCCAAATATTATTCAACTCAATCAATGAAAAGCGTCCGTACTGGTATTGAATTTGCTTATTATCAATAAGTTTATAGAATGCACTAGTGGCCCACTCCGGTTTTAGAATAACAATATTTTTCAATATTGGGTCTTTTTGAAAGTGTAATATATCTCCTAAATCGTGAAAATAATCACTTAGGAAATCAGCTCTTGTATTATATATGTCATACTGTGAGCATATATTTAAATATTGATCATAAGTAATAAAGTTTCTATTCAAATCCGAAAGCCTCTTTCTAATATCAATCCATACTTTAGGTAAACGCTCAGCAAAATGGGGGAGCTTTCTAAATGTATTTATTATACTTTCTTTTAATCTACTTATGCCTTGGTTAGTTAAACAGCTAGTGTGATGAAACGATATGATATTAGGGAAATTATGTTTTAAAGTACTTTCATCAATGGTTTTTATTCTTATATCTGATTTATTCATCACAATGATTACAGGACTATTCTCGCTTAAGGAGTTAATGATATTAAACCAATATTCAAACCCCTTATATTCTTCTTCTTTGCGTGCATCCCATACAAATACATATATTGATCTTTTTGTTAAAAAAAATTGATGAGTAGAATAATATATTTCTTGTCCGCCAAAATCCCAAATATTTAAGACAGCATTTATTGTTATTGAGTAGTTGTTTCTATATAATTCATCATCATCATCATCATCATCGTCATCGTCATCATCATCATCATTAAAATAGTCATTATCATCATTGTCAGAATAGTTGTCATAGTCCTCAGATTCTATGTCATATTCATTTAGAAAGTGATAATTTATAGCTTCTTCTTTTGTTAGAGAAATAGGAATTGGCCACTTGCCTATATTTATGCCGTGTGTTGTTTCTTCATTGCCTTCAATAAATATAAATTTTGAATCAGTGATTTTCTTCATTAATGATGTCTTTCCAACTTCTCCTTGGCCAACAAATAATAATTTTGCTTCAAGTAAACTGCTGGTATATTTTGAAAGGAGGATTTCTTTAAAATATGCATTAATTGCATTTGCTCCTTCTTCGATTATATATTTAGGAATTCCATTCAGTATGTAATTGCCATCCAAAATGACATCTTTGACTTCTTCCAAATAAAAAATATCTTCTGGTATCCTAGATATGTTATTATAAGATAAATCAAGTGTTTCTATAGGTAGATAACAAGGAAAATCAAATCCTATACCATTTGTATAATCAAATGTATTGTTGCTTAGATTTAAATAGGTCAATCTAATTAGTTGACCTATTTCAGTAGGTAATCGCGTTAGATAATTATTGCTTAAATCTAATTCTCTTAGGCATGTTAGTAAGCCGATTTCAGGCGGTAAGGCCCTCAATTGTAAACTACTAAGGTCAAGATAAGAGCTATTATCTCAGTGCTGGACATTGAAGAAAAAGATGCGGATAGGAATCTTCAGCGGCTTACTTAACTGCTTCATCAACCAATCTAAGAAATGTTCAATCGAGCTAAGCTGATTAACCACGCCTGAATAACCCTTGCGGAACACCGACTCCCGTGGCTGAAAGTTGCCCAATTCCTTCTTTTTCGGACGAAGCCGATGATACTGCCGAAAGCCTTCAGCGACACAGATCACGTATAACACGACGATAATGACCACTAACAGCCTAATTTTAGCCCAGTGCTGAACGCCCAGCTCTTCTACATGGAACCCATTGCTCTTCAAATGCTTGAACAGACACTCCGTGGTCCAGCGGATGCGGTAGCGCTCAACAACGACGTGTTTGGACCAGCTTAGATTACTGATCAAGAGCACCAAAGGGTCCGCACTTTGGGCGCCATCCTGATGAGACCGAGCTACAAACTGGTAGCGGTGGCCCTCCAGGGTAAACCACTGGCTGACGGTGCGGCCCCTTAAAGCTCGCTTGAGCAAAGCACTGTAGGCCTTGCCCCCGGCGCTAATAGCCTCTTTATAAGAATCTTTGGGTAAACGGATAATAAAGTTGAGGCCACTCTGGGTTAGAAACTGCAACCAGGCTTTACCCCCGTACTCACGATCCCCTAACAGGCAGAAGCCCTTCACGGGGTAGAGCTTCATGGCTTGCTGGAGCAAGCGTTTGCGCTGCTGCTGAGAAGAATGACCTTTCCTGGCCAAATCCATCCAGAATAAAGGCAGGCTCACCTGCCGATAGACCAGAGACAAAACCAACAACTGAATAGGTTGTTTACCTAGCTGCCAACTGGTAGCATCCAACGTTAGGTAAAGGCTCATGGAGCGGCCATCCCAGCGTTTGATATAGCCTAAGATCCACACCAGCAGCCACTTCCACAGCCTCCGCTGGGCCACTGGATGGTCAAAGAAGCGGGTAAGTCGGCGATAGTGCGAATCCGTCTGGGTGTGCTGATTACCTAGTAGTAGCCCCATGTGGTTCTTAAGCTTGTTAAGGTTGACGGTCTCCTTGATGAGGATGGCGCAGCCGATGGCGATGAGATTTTTCAGCAGAGTCGGTGAGAGATCCTGGCCAAAATCCTTAGCTTTGTCCAAAAGCGAGGAGTGGAATCTTGTTAAGTTGGTCACGCTACAAAACAAGCATTTGCCCTCGCTTTTTCCTATTCTACTCCCTCAATGTCCAGCACTGAGAGCTATTATCTCTTTCTGCTTCTCTAATTCTTTCTAATGCCACATTGGTAATTTGATCCATAAGCTACAATGTATATCGAATGTTTTCTTGGAATTATAGCTCCGTGAGTAGGTTTAGAACGTGTTGGGGAATTGAGAAAGGCTGAGAGTCGTGTCACCTTTGTAGCGACCAAGCAACAAGGATGTGACTAAACAGTTCAGTGTTCTGACCGACTCTCAATGGGCCGCAATTTCGCCCTTTCTTAACCTGAAACGCAAACGACAGCATGATTTACGGCAAATTATTAATGCCATTCTTTGGTTGTTGCGCTCGGGTGCTCAATGGAGGAATCTAGCTGGCCCTTGGCCCCATTGGCAGGCGGTTTATTACTATTTTGATCAGTGGAAATCTGATGGAACCTTTGAGAAAATTAATTTGGCTCTCAATAAGATGGACCGTCAACGATTTGGCAAAGAAGCATACCCATCGCTACTATGCATTGATTCACAGAGCGTTAAGCTGAGTCCAATGATCTGTGAGTACCGAGGATTAGACGTCTATAAGCGAGTGAATGGCCGCAAACGTCAGTTGGTTGTTGACACTCAAGGTCGTCTATGGGTAGCCCAAGTTCATTCAGCTGGGGATAGTGATGGATCGGCAGCAGTCCCGCTGATTAAAGATATACTTTGGACAGCCGGTGAGCGACTAGAAAAGGTGTTGGGTGATCAAGCTTACAACGGAATCTTTGCCCAAGCCTTAGGTGAGTGGAGCATTGAACGCTCCGGCGTCCCGGTTTGAAAAAGCTTCGCGGCCTGAATCCGCCCGCGGGTTTGTGCCAGTAGCCAAGCGCTGGGTCGTCGAACGGAGTATCGCCTGGACCAATTTCTTTCGACGGATCGTCAAAGATTATGAGTACACGCTATCTTCTTCGGTCAGTTGGTTGTACTTGGCTAACATTCAGATTATGCTACAGCGAATCGAACTAGGCAACCAAACATAATTCCCCAACACGTTCTTATAATATTTATATCTTGTTGTTAGTATGCCAAAATACAAACCAGCGGATTACGAAGTATTACGACGACGCTGTGTCGAACTCGATCAGGCGGGATGGAAGCAAGGGCCTATCGCCCAAGCACTCGGCTTGACTCAAGGATGGGTTAGTCAGACCCTAAAGAAATATCGTCAACAAGGACCCTCAGCCTTGCAGTGGCGCAAGCCTCCCGGAGCAGCCACTCGTTTGACGCCTGCTCAGCTTTGTCAGCTTGTTGAAGAACTTAACAAAGGAGCAGAGCATCAGGGCTTTGCGGGGGCAGTTTGGACAAGACCTCGTGTTAATGAAGTCATTAAGAAATTATTCGATGTCAGTTATGATCCATCGCAAGTCGGTCGGTTATTGAAGAAAGTAGGTTGGAGCCGCCAAAAGCCACAGGCTAAAGCCCGGCAGCAGGATGTACGGGCGGTAGCCCAATGGCGTCAAGAACGGCTACCTGAACTCAAAAAAAGCGAATGCTGAAGGGCGGGTTATTGTCTATGTCGATGAATCAGCTTGCTATCTTTTACCACTTTTAGCGCATACTTGGGCACCGTGCGGCCAAACACCAATGGTCATCGAACAAGCCGGTCGTTCACACTTGAGCTTGATTGCAGCTATTGCTCCTAATGGGCGCTTGTATGTAGGGGGACAAGATCAGCCTTTTACCAGCGAAGACATTGTGTGGTTTCTGGGCAAGCTTTGTAGCCGGTATCGAAAACGAGACTTGTTAGTGATCTGGGATGGCGCATCGATTCATCGTAGCGAAGCCGTTAAAGCCATGCTGCGGGCCAAGTCTGGTCGGATTCATTTGGAACGTTTACCAGCCTACAGTCCGGAACTTAACCCAGTCGAGCTATTCTGGAGTCACCTAAAACGAAGTTTAAAAAATCAGGTATTTACCAGCTTAGACGAACTCACAGTGGCCGTTTTGGAACAGATCAGACTTTTAGAGCAAGACCCAAAAATGGTGCAGGCATTCTTTCGTAAGAAAGAGATAGGTTTTATTACAAATTAGTTCACGTATCTATAACAAACATGTTCTTAGAATTCTAAGAACGTGTTTTGGGAATTGAAAAGGACTGGTAGTGGGGGTAACTTTATGGTCGCCAAACTACATAGTTATGACCAAACGGTGGGAGCCATTGACCGACTACCAGTGGAACGCAATTTCGCCTTTTTTTAATCTCCAACACAAGATGTAAGTACTATTTGCGTAAGATTCTCGATGGTATTTTGTGGCTGTTGCGCACAGGTAGTTAGTGGCGCAACATTCACCCCTGACCGGTTGCTATGGCAAGTAGTCTATTACTATTTTGGTCAGTGGAAGAAAGCGGGACTTTTCGAGAAGATGAATGCAACTCTCAACCAACTGGAGATCACTAGGCAGAGAATTTATGCATTGATACAAGTTAAATTATTGCCTAATCTACGAATACCAAGGTATGGATGCCCATAAACTTATCAATACGGGGCCGCCCGTGCGGACGCAAGCGCACCTTGGTCGTCAATGCGCAGGGGCACTTGTAGGTAGCTGATGTGGATGCAGCTCATGGGACCTTAGCAGTCCCTCTTGTTATTAGTATTTTGTGGCGATGTGGGGGTGGTTGGAAGAGGTTTTCGGGGATCTGGCCTATAATGGAGTATTTGCCGCTAAGTTAGCTACTTGGAGTATCGAGTTTGAGAAGGCATCGCGGCCTGAATCAGCCAAGGGCTTTTTACCCATAGCCAAGCGTTGGGTGGTTGAATGGAGTATCAGTTGGACTAATGGCTTCGTCTACCCGGTTCTTCCATTGGCTAGTGAAAGATTATGAATTTACCACGGTCCTGCGTCGGATGACAAAAATGATCTCGAACTAAAATCCTAAACAGCTTCATTGAATTTGTTGTATAGATTGTCTTATCGGACACGTGCGAAAATACGGTTCAAATGCGGCACTGCCTATTCAGATTTTCGTAATTGGTCAGTCGAATTGCGTGCTTTGTCAGCGACGCTCCGGCCGTTTCGCCGGACCTTTGTTGTGTACAAATAGCACAGCAATCATGAACTCAATCACGCATAAATCGTCTCCCGAAATTCTGGTCTTGGGCGCTACCGGTAGCATCGGTTATGCCGTAACCGTCAATCTGTTAGCACGCCAGTTTCCTGTTACTATCCTGGTTCGCAATCGGGCTAAAGCCGAAGCCTTGTTCCCGAATCAGCCAACGCTTACTATCGTTGAGGGCGATGCGCAGGATGCCGCGCTGCTTAACCAGTTGGCCATCGGTAAAGACTTTATTTTTCACGGCATCAATTACCCCTACAATAAGTGGTTTGGCAATATGGATACGGTTACGCAGAAGGTAATCGATGCGGCCACGAAGAACCAAGCCACAATTGTTTTTCCGGGTAACGTCTACAACTTCGGAAACACAAAAGAACCGATTCGCGAAGATAGTCTACCCAATCCGTGTACGCGCAAAGGCCAGCTTCGTGTTGCCATCGAGAGCATGATGGAGCAGGCTGCTAACGCGGGCCATTGTCGGGTAATCAATGTGCGGTTGCCAGATTTTTGGGGGCCTAACGTGCTGAACGAAGGTGTTGCGCCCATTTTTGAAAATGCTCTGAATGGGAAAGCCCTGCCGTGGGTAGCCAATGCCGACATTCCGCATCAGGCCGTATTTACCAGTGATGCCGCCGAAATTATTGCCCGCCTGATGCTGCGCGAATGGGAGAAACCAACTACCGCTGCCTATCAGGTATGGAACTACGGCGGCACAACCGTACCGTCGCTTCGTTCGTGGTTTACGCAAATCAGCCGTTTGGTCGGCAAACCGTTGAAGGTTGAGGTCTATAGCCGGTTGATGGTGACGGTGCTTGGCGTGTTTATGCCTGTTCTTCGGGAGGTGAAAGAGATGCTCTATCTGTATGAAAACACGATTCTGCTCGACGACAAAAAAGTGCGGACGCTCTTCCCCGATTTTACGCCAACGCCAATGGATGATGCCCTGACCGAAACGCTGGCCTGGTTTGCCGAGCATCGGCTCCATCGCTCCTTTGAGCCAGCTACCATTGCGGCCTGATTTTATCGGGAGTTTGGCAAAAGACCGTGCCACGGTTCTCTCATTATGCGCAAACTAACCGTGGCACGGTCTTTTGCCAAACCCCTGTTTATAAAACCATTATACCAACATACACATGAAAATCTTACTCAAATCCGAAGAATTGATTCAGTTTCTGGGCGCTATTTATCTGTTTTCCCGATTGCAGTTTGCCTGGTGGTGGTTTCCGGCGCTGATTCTGTTGCCCGACATAAGTATGATTGGCTATCTGATCAATCCGGCGGTAGGAGCGGTGCTCTACAACGTATTTCACCACAAAGGACTAGGCATCGTTATTGGTTTGCTGGGGCTGATGACCGGCAATCAGAACCTGATGCTGGTGGGCATTATTCTCTTCGCCCATTCGAGTATGGACCGCATGATGGGCTATGGCCTGAAATACCCCGATAGTTTTAAGCATACCAGTCTGGGGATGTTGTGAGCCAACAGTCCTAGACCAATACTACGCGGCCTGATTGAGCCGGAACGCGCCCGGCGTAACGCCCGTCCATTTTTTGAACGACCGGAAAAAAACGCTCGGTTCGGCAAAGCCCAGCAGGTAGGCGATGTCGGTAGTGCTTAGGTTCGGTTCCCGCAGGTGCTGAATGGCCAGCTCTTTCCGGGTTTCGTCCAGCAGTTGCTGATACGTAGTGCCTTCGTCTTTCAGGTGCAGTTGTAAAGTTCTGACGCCCATTGCCAGCCGGTCGGCGACGGTGGCCAGTGTAGGCTCTTCACCTTTCATTAAACTGACAATTTCGGCTTTAACCCGGCTGCTCAGTGAAGGCGTTTTGAGCCGATTCAGCAATCCGGTTGCGTGTTGCTCAAACATGGCCGAAAGGCTTGGATTGGCATTCAGCACGGGCGTATCGAGCAGCGATGCATCGAATACCATAGCCGTAACATCGGCATCGAACGTCAGATGGGCCGGCGCAAATACGCGCTGGTGTTCGCTACTATCGATTGGACGGGGATAGGCAAACCGAATTTCACCGGGCGAAATGGGTAAACCCGTCAGAGCCCGAATAGCCGACTGATACACCGACAGTTCGGAGTTGAGAGCATATTCGGGATAAATAATGTCCGGGCTGATAAGGTGTAGCGATAATACAAATAACTGGCTACTGCTACCGTCGGGCTTGCTGGTATGAATTGTTTGTCCCTTTGTCAGTACGCCTTCGCAAACAATATCCTGATATTGACATAGCTTTTCGAAAGCTTTCCCTAATGTAGGGCAGTGCATCATTACATACGCCAACACGCCTACTGCCACCGGATTGATCATTTCGCCCAGTTTCAGCGCAATGGTCGGGTCGCCCGTAACCGCAATGACTTCGCGCCAGAGCGCCTGCACCTGCCGAATCAGAACACGGCCATCGGGGTCGCGAAGCTGTTCGGGAGCGATGCCTACCGAGCGGGCCAGTTGATCGGTGTCGGCACCGCGTTGCCGGGCTGCAAACAGGATGATATTGACCGAAGAAACCGATAGCGTATGGCTGGCTGTAGGCATGGGGCAAGCGTTAATTATTCGAAAAGTCGTTCGTGCGAAATAGTCAGATCCGGGAAAATCCGGCAGGGAATATCGGTCGATTCATAGACATCGACAAGTGCATACTGACCATCTTCCAGAACGTAAACGTTGACCGCTTTTTCTTTCGGTTGCACGATCCAGTACTCCCGCACGCCTGCTTCTTCATACAGATTATACTTCTCGTTGAAATCGTTTTTAGCCGTTCCGACGTAATTTCGATAACCCAATCGGGAGCGCCCAGACAACCGTCTTCATCTAATTTTGAGAGATCACATATTACACAAATGTCTGGCTGCACAACCGTATAAATCTGATTAGGAGTCTTACGATTTTGAACAGGAAGACGGACATCAAAAGGAGCATCGTAAACTTTGAATGTCTTGTCCTCAAAGTATTTCAACAAAGCAAACTCCAGATTTATGGAAGCATCCTGGTGTTTTCGTTTCGGAACTGGCGACATCCTGTACAATTTCCCCTTAATCAATTCAACGCTTTCGTCGAATTGCCATTTCAGGTAATCGGCATAGGTATAGGTGCCGTTCGAATCGAGCTGAGTTATATCGGTGATCATGACTGTTGCCGGACAATTTCAGTATGCAAGTTCCTAAAATAGTCGCTGGCTCGCAATAACCGACTGCCGTACCACGAAAACACTTCGCCATCGACCAGCACGACGGTAGCTGAAGGGCAAATAGCCTTAAACTCGTCAATATGTTTTTGCGTGAACGGGTACGGTTCCGACGATAGAAAAATCAGATCGGGCTGAGCGGTTGATAACGTTTCGGGGTTAATTTCCGGGTAGCGGGTTTGTGCTGCAAATACGTTCGTAAATCCCGCCATAGTTAGCATTGAGTCGATAAATGTATGGCTGGCGGCCGCCATGTAGGGTTTTCGCCAGATAAAATAGGCAACCGTTTTCCGGAGCGATTGGGGCGCAGGATAAAGGGTTTGGCTGATTTGGTTGGCCAGCGCATCGGCTTCCGAACGTTTGCCAACCAGCGTGCCTATTTCCCGAATCATCGTGAGTGCATCGGCTATGGTTGCAACATCGCTGACATAAACCGGGTATTGTTGTTGTAAGTACTCAACTTCTTGGCGGGTATTTTCTTCTTTATTGGCAATGATCAGATCGGGCTTTAGCGCATGAATCCGATCCATATGCAGCGTTTTGGTGCCGCCCATACTGGGCTTGCTATGAACTTTGTCGGCGGGGTGGATACAGAACTTTGTAATACCTGCTATTTCGGCATCGAGACCCAGGTCGAAGAGGAGTTCCGTTTGCGACGGAACCAGCGAAATAATGCGTTGAGGAGCCATAAATTGGGCATTCAGTATTCAAAATTACGTCTTTAGCGCCTGTTTTGTGCCATTTAGCAAATCTGATCGTATTAATACGAATTTATGTGCAACTTTTACAGAGTACATTTCCTCATTACGGATATGAAAGCGCAACTAATTTATCTTACTATAGCTGGTGTAATAGCCTTATATTCAGGAGCTACAGCTCAAACGTCTCAACCAACTTCGGGTACCATCACCTACGAAGGTCTACGCCAGTTCGACCGTTCGCAGATGCGGATGAATATGAATGGACAGGATGTTCGGCCGGGGAGTGCCGATGCACCCGAGGGGGCACCGGATGTGATTTCGTTTACGCAGAAACTGGTGTTTTCGGGAACAATGGCTAAAGAGCAGCGCGACCGTCCGCAGAATATGATGATGCGCCGACGAATGGGCGACGACAACTCGGGAAATGCGGGTGGTGCTCCGCGACCAATGCGTATGACCCCGCCGTTCGACCAGCAAACATATCTGGATATGGGTAATCGGAAACGAATCGACGTGATGACTGTAACCCGCGATTCGGTCCAGCAGGTGTATCGGGCCGAGCGCCCA harbors:
- a CDS encoding NAD(P)H-binding protein; its protein translation is MNSITHKSSPEILVLGATGSIGYAVTVNLLARQFPVTILVRNRAKAEALFPNQPTLTIVEGDAQDAALLNQLAIGKDFIFHGINYPYNKWFGNMDTVTQKVIDAATKNQATIVFPGNVYNFGNTKEPIREDSLPNPCTRKGQLRVAIESMMEQAANAGHCRVINVRLPDFWGPNVLNEGVAPIFENALNGKALPWVANADIPHQAVFTSDAAEIIARLMLREWEKPTTAAYQVWNYGGTTVPSLRSWFTQISRLVGKPLKVEVYSRLMVTVLGVFMPVLREVKEMLYLYENTILLDDKKVRTLFPDFTPTPMDDALTETLAWFAEHRLHRSFEPATIAA
- a CDS encoding DUF4260 domain-containing protein; this encodes MKILLKSEELIQFLGAIYLFSRLQFAWWWFPALILLPDISMIGYLINPAVGAVLYNVFHHKGLGIVIGLLGLMTGNQNLMLVGIILFAHSSMDRMMGYGLKYPDSFKHTSLGML
- a CDS encoding AraC family transcriptional regulator, whose translation is MPTASHTLSVSSVNIILFAARQRGADTDQLARSVGIAPEQLRDPDGRVLIRQVQALWREVIAVTGDPTIALKLGEMINPVAVGVLAYVMMHCPTLGKAFEKLCQYQDIVCEGVLTKGQTIHTSKPDGSSSQLFVLSLHLISPDIIYPEYALNSELSVYQSAIRALTGLPISPGEIRFAYPRPIDSSEHQRVFAPAHLTFDADVTAMVFDASLLDTPVLNANPSLSAMFEQHATGLLNRLKTPSLSSRVKAEIVSLMKGEEPTLATVADRLAMGVRTLQLHLKDEGTTYQQLLDETRKELAIQHLREPNLSTTDIAYLLGFAEPSVFFRSFKKWTGVTPGAFRLNQAA
- a CDS encoding Uma2 family endonuclease; this encodes MSGRSRLGYRNYVGTAKNDFNEKYNLYEEAGVREYWIVQPKEKAVNVYVLEDGQYALVDVYESTDIPCRIFPDLTISHERLFE
- a CDS encoding helical backbone metal receptor, encoding MAPQRIISLVPSQTELLFDLGLDAEIAGITKFCIHPADKVHSKPSMGGTKTLHMDRIHALKPDLIIANKEENTRQEVEYLQQQYPVYVSDVATIADALTMIREIGTLVGKRSEADALANQISQTLYPAPQSLRKTVAYFIWRKPYMAAASHTFIDSMLTMAGFTNVFAAQTRYPEINPETLSTAQPDLIFLSSEPYPFTQKHIDEFKAICPSATVVLVDGEVFSWYGSRLLRASDYFRNLHTEIVRQQS
- a CDS encoding GLPGLI family protein is translated as MKAQLIYLTIAGVIALYSGATAQTSQPTSGTITYEGLRQFDRSQMRMNMNGQDVRPGSADAPEGAPDVISFTQKLVFSGTMAKEQRDRPQNMMMRRRMGDDNSGNAGGAPRPMRMTPPFDQQTYLDMGNRKRIDVMTVTRDSVQQVYRAERPMPTATDWQTSEKTKKIAGYVCHKATATRRKETYTIWYTTDLPFTYSPVADLTPPTGVVLQIESDSESYKATGLTSGAVDVVAVEPPANAKTITSEEMEQIRRKAMADFRQRMMSSMPGSGRN